In Sphingomonas profundi, the sequence GCCGAGCTGGCGCGGCCGGTGGAGGACGACACCGGCAACGATCCGCTGGGCGAGGTGGTCGGCGAGACGCACGGCAGCGATGCCGATGCCGGCGACTATCTGAACAGCTGATCCGGCCGGCCCGGACGGCATGACGAAGGCGCCGCCGCTCTCGCAAGAGGGCGGCGGCGTTTTCGTGTTTGCGAAGGAGAGACGATGAACAAGGGCTTCTTCGCCCTGTTGCTGCTCGTGGTGCTGCTGCTGCCGATGTATGCCGGCCTGAGGCGCATCCGCAACCTGCCGCGCGACAAGCGACGGAAGGGAGACGAGTGAGCGTCGGCTGATGCATCGAGGCGACAGGTGGACGGCAGCTGGAGCCCGTCAGCGGAGACGGCGCCGTGTGCCGGATCGTCCAATACGGCCGCTATAGCAACAAGGTCGCGCAGGACGCGGGCGCGGCGACGACCTTGCTGCCGGCGGCGCTCGCCTCAGCGGCGGCGGGCCGAAGGACGAGGTCCTCCCCGGCACGGCGAGGGGGACCATCCGCAGGATGGTGGAGGGGCGATGCGGCCGGACGCCACCTCGCACCGCGTTCCTTCCGCACACACTCTGCGCTGCATCCTCCCCGTGCCGCGCAGGATGTCAGGTCTTACGCGTCCCCGTCCACGCTGGCCGGATCGGGCGTGTCGTCGCCGTTCGGGTCGGCGCTCAAGTAGCGCGGCTCCACCACGCCCTTGGCGGTGATCGTCAGCGGGTTGCCCTTGCGGTCCACCGTCTTGCCGATCGCCATCTTCACCCAGCCCTCGCTCACGCAATATTCGTCGACGTTCGTCTTCTCGACGCCGTTGAAGCGGATGCCGATGCCGCGCATCAGATGATCGGGCAGGTAATAGGGGCTCTTCGGATTGTTCGAGAGGCGGTCGGGGGGCGTGTCGCTCATGATGTGTTCCGTCGCTGTGTGGCGGCGCTGATAGCCGCGCCGGCGCCGCTTTCCAACCTCAGCCGAAGCGCAGCCGCGCCCAGATCGGCAGGTGATCGGATGCGGTCCGCGCGTGCAGCGATCGGTGCACGCCGGTCTCCGCCACCGTCAGCCCCTCGCCCACCACGATCCGGTCCAGCCGGGCGATCGGCTGGCGCGCGTGGAAGCTCGGCCCGGTCTCGGCGAAGCGGTAATGCTGGCCGAAGTCGCTGAGGCAGCCGCCGTGGCGGCGCCACTCGTTCATGTCGCCCATCATCACCGTGGGCAGCGCGCGCGGCTGCTGCTGGATGTGCGCCATCACCGCATGCGCCTGCCGCCGCCGCCACAGGCCCGAGAGATCGAGGTGCATGCCGACGACGCGTATCTCCCGCCCGCCTAGCCGGATGTCGGCCAGCACCGCGCCGCGCGGCTCCAGCGCCGGCAGAGTCAGCGGCGCGTGATGCAGGATCGTCGCGGCCTTGCGCACCAGCAGCGCGTTGCCGTGCCAGCCGAGGCTGCCGGGCCGGATGTCGAACGGCACCGGCATATAGTCGCTATGCTCGGCGATCATGTGCAGCGGCAGGGCGCTCTGCCGCGCGCCGAAGCGACGGTCCGCCTCCTGCAGCGCGATGATGTCGGCATCCACCTCGCGCAGCACGTCCAGGATGCGATCGGGGCGGCGGCGGCGATCGGAGCCGATCGCCTTGCGGATATTGTAGCTCGCGACGATCATGCACTGTCCCTTGGCCGAGCGCATAGAACCGCTTGCCCATCGACTTGTTTCAGGCGGTGTTTCGGCGGCGTGCCGATCGCCGGCAACTTCCGCGCCGCGCCGGCGGTTGTGCCGCCATGCAGGAGATTCCAGACGCACCGGCCGACGCGAGCGGGATCGAGAAGGCCGACGTCGCCGTCGCCCAGGCGGTGGCGCCGGCCCGCGGAACCTGGCCCGTGCGGCTGCTCGGCGGGCTGAGCGAACTGTCCGATCAGCCGCCGCTGATCGCGCTTTCCGCCGGCACCTTCGCCCTCGGCATCGTGCGCGGCGACCGCCGGCTGGCCGAGACGGGCGGACGCATGCTGGCGGCGCACCTGCTGGCCACGGCGATCAAGTCCGCGATCAAGCAGCGCATCGTCCGCACGCGGCCCAAGGTGGTGGCGGAGGGGGCGGACTACCGGATGCATGGCGGCGAGGAGAATGCGCATCCGGTCAACAGCTTCCCCTCCGGCCACACGGCCGGTGCGGTGGCGGTGGCGGCGGCCGTGGCGCGCGGCCACCCCGATCGCCGCCCCGCCGCCTACGGACTGGCGGGTGCCGCCGCGCTGATGCAGATCCCGCGCTGCGCCCATTATCCAAGCGACGTCGGCGCCGGCCTGGCGATCGGCATCGCTGCCGAAGCGATGGTCTACGGCACGGAGAAGCTGGTCACGGCGGCGCTGCAGCGGCGCGGCTGATCCGCCGCACGATGCGCCGCGGCGGCGATCGCCGCCCTACCCCTCCACCACGCTGCGCGCGGTTCCCCTCCCCGTTCCGTCGAGAGGCTACTCGGCCGCTTCCGCCTGCGGCGCGGGATCGCGCCACACCAGCACCGGCTTGCGCGCCGCCGCCGTCTCGTCCAGCCGCCTGCGGGGCGCGTGGATGGGGGCGGCCTTCAGCGCCGGATCGCCGGCCTGCGCGCGCTTGGCCACCGATCGCAGCGCGCCGATGAACTGGTCGAGCGCGGCCTTGCTCTCGGTCTCGGTCGGCTCCACCAGCATCGCGCCGTGGACGACGAGCGGGAAATACATCGTCATCGGGTGGAAGCCCTCGTCGATCAGCCCCTTGGCGATGTCCAGGGTGGTGAAGCCGTCGGCGAGATTGTCGTCACTGAACAGCGCCTCGTGCATGCACGGACCGCTCGGGCCGAACGGCGCGTCCAGCACATCCTCCAGCGAGCGGAGCAGATAATTGGCGTTCAGCACCGCATCCTCGCACACCTGGCGCAGTCCGTCCGCCCCGTGGCTCAGCATGTAGGCGGCGGCGCGCACGAACATGCCCATCTGGCCGTGGAACGCCACCATCCGGCCGAAGCTGGCGGCATGATGCTCGCCGGCCGTCTCCTCCTCCACCAGCCGGTAACGGTCGCCGTCCTTCTCGATGAAGGGCAGCGGCGCATAGGGCGCCAGCGCCTCGGAGAGCACGACCGGGCCGGAGCCGGGGCCGCCGCCGCCATGCGGGGTCGAGAAGGTCTTATGCAGGTTGATGTGCATCGCATCGATGCCGAGGTCGCCCGGCCGCACCCGGCCGACGATGGCGTTGAAATTGGCGCCGTCGCAGTAGACGAGGCCGCCCGCCGCATGCACCGCCGCCGAGATCGCGACCATCTCGCGCTCGAACAGGCCGCAGGTGTTCGGGTTGGTGATCATCACCCCCGCCACGTCAGGCCCCAGCCGCGCCTTCAGCGCCGCCAGATCGACGCGGCCCTCCGTTGTGGCGGGGATGTTCTCCACCGCGTACCCGCAGAAGGCGGCGGTCGCCGGATTGGTGCCGTGCGCGCTCTCCGGCACCAGGATCACCTTGCGCGCATCGCCGCGCACCTCCAGCGCCGATCGGATCGCCAGCAGGCCGCACAATTCGCCGTGCGCGCCCGCCTTCGGGCTCATCGCCACCGCCGCCATGCCGGTCAGCTTCACCAGCCACTCGCCCACCAGATCGATCAGCGCCAGCCCGCCCTGCACCGTCTCCACCGGCTGGAGCGGGTGGATGTCGGCGAAGCCGGGCAGCCGCGCCATCTTCTCGTTCAAACGCGGATTATGCTTCATCGTGCAGCTGCCGAGCGGGAACAGGCCCAGGTCGATCGCGTAATTCTGCCGGCTGAGGCGGGTATAATGGCGCACCACCTCCGGCTCGGAGAGGCCGGGCAGGCCGATCGGACGGTTCCGCTCCAGCCCGCCGAGCCGGCTCGCCACCTCCGGCGGCGCCGGCAGGTCCACGCCGGTGCGATCGGCATCGCCGATCTCGAAGATCAGCGCCTCCTCCAGCATCAGAGCCCGGTTGCCGGTGAAGGTGCCGCCGGTGGCGCCTGCGGCGTCCGCGCCGCCCATCTCAGGCTTCCAGCCGCTCGCGTTCATGCTCATGCCAGTGCCTCCGTCAGGGCCGCCGCCAATGCCTCGACATCCTCGTCGGCCACCGTCTCGGTCACGGCGACGACGAGGCCGTTCGCCAGGTCCGCCGCCCCCGGATAGAGCCGGCCGAGCGAGACGCCGCCGAGCACGCCGCGCTCCGCCATCGCCCGCACCACCGGCCGCGCCTCTTTGGGCAGGCGCAGGGTGAACTCGTTGAAGAAGGCGCCGTTGACGAGGGTGACGCCCGGCACGCCGGCCAGCCGCTCCGCCGCCCGCACCGCCATGGCGTGGTTCAGCGCCGCCAGATCGCGCAGGCCGCGCTCCCCCAGCAGGCTCATGTGGATGGTGAAGGCCAGCGCGCACAGGCCCGAATTGGTGCAGATGTTCGATGTCGCCTTCTCGCGGCGGATATGCTGCTCGCGGGTGGAGAGGGTGAGCACGAAGCCGCGCTGGCCGGCCGCATCCACCGTCTCGCCGCACAGCCGGCCGGGCATCTGGCGGACATATTTGTCGCGCGTGGCGAACAGGCCGACATAGGGGCCGCCGAACTGGAGGCCGACGCCCAGCGCCTGCCCCTCGCCCACCACGATGTCAGCCCCCATCTCGCCGGGGCTGCGGATCGCGCCGAGCGACACCGGCTCCGTCACCACCGCGATCAGCAGCGCGCCCTTCTCGTGGCAGCGCGCGGCAAGCTCCGACAGATCGGCGACATGGCCGAGGATGTTCGGATTCTGCACGACCACGCAGTTGGTTTCGCCGTCTATCGCCGCGATCAGCGTGGCGAGATCGTCGCCCGGGGCGCCCTCCGCCAGATCGGGGGTGGCGGTGACGAGCGTGTCGCCGGTGAACCGCGCCATCGTCTCGCACACCGAGACATAGTGCGGGTGCAGCCCGGCCGAGAGCAGCGCCTTGGCGCGGCGGGTGATGCGGCGGCTCATCACGATCGCCTCCCAGCAGGCGGTCGATCCGTCATACATCGATGCGTTGGCGACATCGCAGCCGAAGAGGCGGGCGACCTGCGTCTGGAACTCGAACAGCGCCTGCAACGTCCCCTGCGCGATCTCCGGCTGGTAGGGCGTGTAGGCGGTGAGGAACTCGCCGCGCTGGATCAGGTGATCCACGCTGGCCGGCACATGATGGCGGTAGGCGCCGCAGCCGAGGAAGAAGGGCGCATCGCCGGCCGAGAGGTTGCGGCTGGCGAGACCGCGCAGCTGCCGCTCGACCGACAGCTCGGAGGCGTGGAGCGGCAGCCCCGCGATCGGGCCGGAGAGGCGGGCGGCGGCGGGCACGTCGACGAACAGATCGTCGATCGAGCGCGCGCCGATCACCGACAGCATCTCGGCGCGATCGGCATCGGTGAGGGGGAGGTAGCGCATCAGGCGGGTTTCCTCATCGAGAAGCGGAGGCGGACATAGTCGGCAATCCATGTGCCGTCCGGTTGGCGGAAAGCGGGGGCGAGGCGATCCTCCACCGCCTGCGCCACGGCCGCCTGATCGGCATCGGGCACCTGCGCCGCATCCATGAAGCCGGCGCGGAAGGTGCGCAGCCAGCCGGTCACGCCGGTGGGCAGCGGCGTGGGGCGCGGGATCAGCCGGGCATCGATGCCGACGAAGCCGGCGGCGGCATATACCGCCGCGAACGCCTCCGGCGTGGGATACCATTGCGGGTCGGCGGTCGGCACCGGATAGCCGCGCGCCGCCAACTCGTCGCGCAGGGCCGCGCGCAGGGTGGCGATGTTGCCGTGGCCGCCCATCTCGCCGACGAAGCGCCCGCTTGGCCTCAACGCGCGGAACACGCCGGCCGCAACGGCCGCCGCATCCAGCATCCAGTGGAGCGCGGCGTTCGAGAAGACGGCGTCGAACTCCGAGTCGAAGGCCAGCCGCTCGCCATCCATCCGCCGCGCGTCCAGCCCGGCGGCGCGCGCGGCGGCCAGCAGCGTGTCGGACGCATCGACGCCGACCACCTCCGCGCCCGCCGCCACGATGCGCCGCGTCAGCACGCCGTCGCCGCAGCCGAGATCGAGGATGCGCTCGCCGGCGCGCGGGCCGAGCAGATCGACCACCGGCGCGCCGAGCGCGGGCACGAAGGCGGCGCTCTCGGCATAGTCGGCGGCGACCCAGCGGGAGGCGGGGTTGGCGGTCATGCCCTCGGCCTGTCGTCCGGCGACGGGGAGGTGGCGCGCGCGATGCTCACAGCCCCGCCACGAACGCCTTGTAGGCCGCCTCGTCGAGCAGGCCGTCGAGCTCGGCGGGATCGGCCAGGGTCAGCCGGAAGAACCAGCCCTCGCCCTCGGGCGCGGTGTTCACCAGCGAGGGGTCGGCCTCCAGCGCGCCGTTCGCCTCGGCGACGGTGCCGGAGACGGGCGCGTAGACGTCGGACGCGGCCTTCACCGATTCGACGACGGCCGCCTCCTTCCCCTTCTCCACCGCGGTGCCGGCGGGCGGCACCTCGACGAACACGATGTCGCCGAGCTGGGCCTGCGCGTAATCGGTGATGCCGACGGTGGCGACGCCGTCCTCCACCGAGATCCATTCATGCTCGCGGGTGAAATACAGGGTCATGCGGGCGCTCCCTTGCGGACGTAATTGTGGGGGACGAACGGCATCGGCGAGACCGTGGCGGCGAACAGCCTGCCGCGCTGCATCACGGTGACGGCGCCGTCGGGCACGGCGACGGCCAGCGGCACGTAGGCCATCGCGATCGGCCGCTGCAGGCTGGGGCTGAACCCGCCGGAGGTGACGCGGCCCACCTCGCTGCCTTCCGCATCCACCACCATCGCGCCCTCGCGCACCGGCTGGCGCCCGTCCACGATCAGGCCGACGCGCTTCAGGAGCGGCCCGTCCGCAATTTCGGCCATGATGCGGGCGTGGCCGGGGAAGCCGCCCTGCTCGCGCCGCCGGCGGGAGAGGGCGAAGCCGAGATCGGCCGAGACCGGCGTCGTCGCGTCGTCCAGATCGTGGCCGTAGAGCGGCAGCCCCGCCTCCAGCCGCAGCGAATCGCGCGCGCCGAGGCCGATCGGCTTCACCTCCGGCTGCGCCGCCAGCAGCGCGGCGACCTGTTCGGCCGCCTCGGCCGGGATGGATATCTCGAACCCGTCCTCGCCGGTATAGCCGGATCGGCTGATCCAGGCGGGCACGCCGTCGATCGCGAAGGCGCCGGCCGTCATGAACGTCAGCGATGCCACGCCCGGCACCAGGCGGGCGAGCGCATCGACCGCCTTCGGCCCCTGCAATGCCAGCAGCGCCTGCTCGTCCATGTGGTTCAGGGTCACATCCTCGGGCAGATGCTCGTGGATGTGGGCGATGTCGTCGGCCTTGGTGGCGCCGTTGACGACGACGTAGAAGCCGTCGCTCCGCCGCGTGACCATCAGGTCGTCCAGGATGCCGCCGGTCTCCGCCAGCAGCAGCGAGTAGCGCATCCGCCCCTCGCGCAGCCCGGCGATGTCGCCGGGCAGCAGCGACTCGAGCGCGTCCGCCGCCTGCCCGCCGGAGACGAGCAGCTGCCCCATGTGGCTGACGTCGAACAGGCCGGCGCTGGCCCGCGTCCACAGATGCTCGGCCAGGATGCCCATGCCCTCATACTGGATCGGCATCAGATAGCCGGCGAACGGCACCATCCGTGCGCCGGCGGCGCGGTGCCAGGCGTCCAGCGGCAGGGTCTGCGGCTCGGCCTCTGCCTCGCTGTCGGTGGGATCGCTCAAGCTCGCCTCCGTGATCGGGTGTCGCGGCGGCGCGGGGATGGTGGGCCATCCCGTCGTCCGCCGCCCCCTCTGTCACGGAAACCTGAGAGCTTTGACCGGCTTCGCACGGAAGCGCGGCTTACCCCTTCGGTGGCCCCCGCCTTGACAGGTGCGCTTTCCAGAGTGTCGTTGCCCCGCGCGGTCCGTTGTGCCTGAGAGATTCCGGGGCGGTTGCTCCTTCGGCGGCCCGGGCCTGCAAGGCCCGATGCACTCTCCCGCGCGAGCCTCCGCCGGTTGCCCGGCGGCGACCTTTCGGGGATTGGCCTGCCCGACCGGCCGAGTCAATCGGGCATGCGCGCTACCGGGTGGCGTTATAGGCCAGCTGGTCGTTGGTCAGCTGGAAGCCGACGAGGAACTCGAAGCTGGCCTTGGCCACGGCGGCGCGGATGGCGGGATCGGCCATCGGATCGATCGATGCGTCGGCGTCGGTCGGCTTGCGCTTGCGGGTGATCTGCTTCTCCACCTCCGGCGGCAGGCTGGCGGCGGCGCGGGCGATGCCGGTAGTGGCCGTCGCCGTCACCGATGCGCGCGCCTGGCCGTCGTCGAAATGCACAGCCACGCGGCCCACCTGCTTTGAAACGACGATCGATCCGCTGCGGATCACGGTGGCGAAATAGGGGATCGTCACGTCGCGGGCGCCGGCCGTGCTGGTCCGCCGGGCCTGCACCTCGAACGTCGCCTGCGTGGCGATCTGATCGCCCGTCACCACGTCGCTGTTGCAGTTGCCGCGCAGGTTGGTGAGGGTGGCGACCACGTCGATCGCCCGCGCCTCGCGGCTGGCCGGCGGATCGAACAGCGTGATGTCGCCGGTATAGGCGGGCACCGCCACGGCCGGGCAGGCGGAGCGCGTGATGCGCACGCCGCCGGTCTCGTCGAACTGGTTGTCCTTCGCGCAGGCGCCCAAGGCGAGCAGGCCGAGGCCCGGCAGCGCGAGGCGGAGAGCTTTGATCGTGATACGCGCCACAGATGAATCCCGAGCAGGAGCGGGCGCGGACGTGCGCCGGACAGGGTGGCTGCGGATCATAGGAACCGCCTTCCGCGCAGGCAAGCAATCGCGTAGGGCCGGGGCATGAGCGAGTGCGTGCCCCCTCCGTCTGATACCCGGCCGCCCGATGCCCGGCCGCCCGATTTCCGGCCGTCGCTGGATCTGCTGATCGCCGCGCCGCGCGGCTTCTGCGCCGGCGTTGACCGCGCGATCCGCATCGTGGAGCTGTCGATCGAGAAATATGGCGTGCCGGTCTACGTGCGGCACGAGATCGTTCACAACCGCTATGTCGTCGATGCGCTGCGCGCCAAGGGCGCGATCTTCGTGGAGGAGCTGGACGAGGTGCCGGACGGCGCGCCCGTGGTGTTCTCGGCCCATGGCGTGCCCAAGGCCGTGCCCCACGAGGCGGCCGAGCGCGGGCTGGACTGGGTGGACGCCACCTGCCCGCTCGTCTCCAAGGTGCATCGCCAGGCGGAACGGCTGGTGGAGGCCGGGCGGCACATCCTGTTCGTCGGCCATCACGGCCATCCCGAGGTGATCGGCACGTTCGGTCAGGTGCCGGACGGCCGCATGACCCTGATCGAGACGGCGGCCGATGCCGAGGCGCTGGCGCCGGCCGATCCCGCCAACCTCGCTTTCCTCACCCAGACGACGCTCTCGGTGGACGACACGGCCGAGATCATCGCCATCCTGCGCCGCCGCTTCCCCGCCATCCAGGCGCCGCGCGGCGAGGATATCTGCTACGCCACCTCCAACCGGCAGGCGGCGGTGAAGGCCATCGCCGACGAATGCGATGCGATGCTGGTGATCGGCGCGCCCAATTCGTCCAACTCGCTGCGGCTGGTGGAGGTGGCGGAACGCCACGGCGTGAAGGCCCGGCTGATCCAGCGCGCGGCCGAGGTGGATTTCGCCTGGCTGGCCGGCGTCCGCACGCTCGGCATCACGGCCGGCGCGTCGGCGCCCGAGATACTGGTGCGCGAGCTCGTCGAGCTGCTCGCCACCCGCTTCGCTGTGACCGAGCGGGAGACCGAGGCGGTGCGCGAGCAGATGGTGTTCAAGCTGCCTCGCAGCCTAGACGCCGCCGCCTGAGCGGACGCGCGGCATGGCGGTCTACACGCACGTCTCCGCCGAGGAGCTGGACGCGCTGCTGTCGCGGTACGACGTCGGCCGGCTCGATTCGCTAAAGGGCATCGCGGAGGGCGTCGAGAACAGCAACTACATGGTCGATACCGATCGCGGCCGCTTCATCCTGACGCTGTACGAGAAGCGCGTCGACGCCGGCGACCTGCCCTTCTTCCTCACGCTGCTCGATCATCTCGCCGATCGCGGGCTGCCGGTGCCGCGCGCGATCCGCGATCGCGCGGGCGTGCAGGTGCAGCAGCTGGCCGGGCGGCCCGCCTGCCTGATCGAGTTCCTTCACGGCGTCTCCGTCAGTCACCCGACCCCGGCCCAGGCGCGCGCGACCGGCGTGGCGATGGGGCGGATGCACGCGGCGCTCGGCGATTTCACGGGCGCGCGGCCGAACGCTCTCGGCGTGGATGCGTGGCAGCCGCTGCTCGATCGCTGCGGCGACCGGCTGGATTCGATCGATCCCGGGTTGCGGGCGGACCTGGCGACCGGCATCGCCGGCGTGGTCCCGTCCTGGCCGGCGGACGGCCCGGCGACGGTGATCCACGCCGATCTGTTTCCGGACAATGTGCTGATGCTCGGCGATCGGGTGGGCGGGCTGATCGACTTCTACTTCGCCTGCACCGATCTCCGGCTCTACGATCTCGCGATCGCGCATACGGCCTGGTCGTTCGACGCCACCGGCGCGCGGCATGACGAGGCGGTCGGCCGCGCGCTGCTGGACGGCTATGACGAGAGCTTCGGCCTGTCGGCACGGGATCGCGCGCAGCTGCCGGTGCTGGCGATGGGCGCCTGCATCCGCTTCGCCCTCACCCGCGCGTGGGACTGGCTGAACACGCCGGCGGACGCGCTGGTGACGCGCAAGGATCCACTCGCCTATACGCGCCGACTCTCATTCTACCGGCAGGCGGGGACGGACATCTTCCTATGAGCGACACCACCGATCTCCAGCATGTCGTGATCGCCACGGACGGCGCCTGCAAGGGCAATCCCGGCCCGGGCGGCTGGGGCGCCGTCATCCGTTCCGGCGCGCACGAGAAGGAGCTCTCCGGCGGCGAGAACCCGACGACCAACAACCGCATGGAGCTGCTGGCGGCGATCCGCGCGCTACAGGCGCTGAAGCGGCCCTGCCGCGTGACCCTGATGACCGACAGCCGCTACGTGATGGACGGGCTGACCAAGTGGATCAAGGGCTGGCAGAAGAATGGCTGGAAGACGGCGGCGAAGCAGCCGGTGAAGAATGCCGACCTGTGGCAGGAGCTGCTCGACGCCTGCGCCCCGCACCGTATCGCGTGGGAGTGGGTGAAGGGCCATGCCGGCCACCCGGAGAATGAGCGCGCCGACAGGCTGGCGAGCGACGCGGCGGTTGCGGCCGGCCGCGCGCCCAGGCTGGCGGCGA encodes:
- a CDS encoding DUF3297 family protein, with product MSDTPPDRLSNNPKSPYYLPDHLMRGIGIRFNGVEKTNVDEYCVSEGWVKMAIGKTVDRKGNPLTITAKGVVEPRYLSADPNGDDTPDPASVDGDA
- a CDS encoding endonuclease/exonuclease/phosphatase family protein, coding for MIVASYNIRKAIGSDRRRRPDRILDVLREVDADIIALQEADRRFGARQSALPLHMIAEHSDYMPVPFDIRPGSLGWHGNALLVRKAATILHHAPLTLPALEPRGAVLADIRLGGREIRVVGMHLDLSGLWRRRQAHAVMAHIQQQPRALPTVMMGDMNEWRRHGGCLSDFGQHYRFAETGPSFHARQPIARLDRIVVGEGLTVAETGVHRSLHARTASDHLPIWARLRFG
- a CDS encoding phosphatase PAP2 family protein; this encodes MQEIPDAPADASGIEKADVAVAQAVAPARGTWPVRLLGGLSELSDQPPLIALSAGTFALGIVRGDRRLAETGGRMLAAHLLATAIKSAIKQRIVRTRPKVVAEGADYRMHGGEENAHPVNSFPSGHTAGAVAVAAAVARGHPDRRPAAYGLAGAAALMQIPRCAHYPSDVGAGLAIGIAAEAMVYGTEKLVTAALQRRG
- the gcvPB gene encoding aminomethyl-transferring glycine dehydrogenase subunit GcvPB; this encodes MGGADAAGATGGTFTGNRALMLEEALIFEIGDADRTGVDLPAPPEVASRLGGLERNRPIGLPGLSEPEVVRHYTRLSRQNYAIDLGLFPLGSCTMKHNPRLNEKMARLPGFADIHPLQPVETVQGGLALIDLVGEWLVKLTGMAAVAMSPKAGAHGELCGLLAIRSALEVRGDARKVILVPESAHGTNPATAAFCGYAVENIPATTEGRVDLAALKARLGPDVAGVMITNPNTCGLFEREMVAISAAVHAAGGLVYCDGANFNAIVGRVRPGDLGIDAMHINLHKTFSTPHGGGGPGSGPVVLSEALAPYAPLPFIEKDGDRYRLVEEETAGEHHAASFGRMVAFHGQMGMFVRAAAYMLSHGADGLRQVCEDAVLNANYLLRSLEDVLDAPFGPSGPCMHEALFSDDNLADGFTTLDIAKGLIDEGFHPMTMYFPLVVHGAMLVEPTETESKAALDQFIGALRSVAKRAQAGDPALKAAPIHAPRRRLDETAAARKPVLVWRDPAPQAEAAE
- the gcvPA gene encoding aminomethyl-transferring glycine dehydrogenase subunit GcvPA, producing MRYLPLTDADRAEMLSVIGARSIDDLFVDVPAAARLSGPIAGLPLHASELSVERQLRGLASRNLSAGDAPFFLGCGAYRHHVPASVDHLIQRGEFLTAYTPYQPEIAQGTLQALFEFQTQVARLFGCDVANASMYDGSTACWEAIVMSRRITRRAKALLSAGLHPHYVSVCETMARFTGDTLVTATPDLAEGAPGDDLATLIAAIDGETNCVVVQNPNILGHVADLSELAARCHEKGALLIAVVTEPVSLGAIRSPGEMGADIVVGEGQALGVGLQFGGPYVGLFATRDKYVRQMPGRLCGETVDAAGQRGFVLTLSTREQHIRREKATSNICTNSGLCALAFTIHMSLLGERGLRDLAALNHAMAVRAAERLAGVPGVTLVNGAFFNEFTLRLPKEARPVVRAMAERGVLGGVSLGRLYPGAADLANGLVVAVTETVADEDVEALAAALTEALA
- a CDS encoding class I SAM-dependent methyltransferase, which encodes MTANPASRWVAADYAESAAFVPALGAPVVDLLGPRAGERILDLGCGDGVLTRRIVAAGAEVVGVDASDTLLAAARAAGLDARRMDGERLAFDSEFDAVFSNAALHWMLDAAAVAAGVFRALRPSGRFVGEMGGHGNIATLRAALRDELAARGYPVPTADPQWYPTPEAFAAVYAAAGFVGIDARLIPRPTPLPTGVTGWLRTFRAGFMDAAQVPDADQAAVAQAVEDRLAPAFRQPDGTWIADYVRLRFSMRKPA
- the gcvH gene encoding glycine cleavage system protein GcvH, yielding MTLYFTREHEWISVEDGVATVGITDYAQAQLGDIVFVEVPPAGTAVEKGKEAAVVESVKAASDVYAPVSGTVAEANGALEADPSLVNTAPEGEGWFFRLTLADPAELDGLLDEAAYKAFVAGL
- the gcvT gene encoding glycine cleavage system aminomethyltransferase GcvT, whose protein sequence is MSDPTDSEAEAEPQTLPLDAWHRAAGARMVPFAGYLMPIQYEGMGILAEHLWTRASAGLFDVSHMGQLLVSGGQAADALESLLPGDIAGLREGRMRYSLLLAETGGILDDLMVTRRSDGFYVVVNGATKADDIAHIHEHLPEDVTLNHMDEQALLALQGPKAVDALARLVPGVASLTFMTAGAFAIDGVPAWISRSGYTGEDGFEISIPAEAAEQVAALLAAQPEVKPIGLGARDSLRLEAGLPLYGHDLDDATTPVSADLGFALSRRRREQGGFPGHARIMAEIADGPLLKRVGLIVDGRQPVREGAMVVDAEGSEVGRVTSGGFSPSLQRPIAMAYVPLAVAVPDGAVTVMQRGRLFAATVSPMPFVPHNYVRKGAPA
- the ispH gene encoding 4-hydroxy-3-methylbut-2-enyl diphosphate reductase, which codes for MPPPSDTRPPDARPPDFRPSLDLLIAAPRGFCAGVDRAIRIVELSIEKYGVPVYVRHEIVHNRYVVDALRAKGAIFVEELDEVPDGAPVVFSAHGVPKAVPHEAAERGLDWVDATCPLVSKVHRQAERLVEAGRHILFVGHHGHPEVIGTFGQVPDGRMTLIETAADAEALAPADPANLAFLTQTTLSVDDTAEIIAILRRRFPAIQAPRGEDICYATSNRQAAVKAIADECDAMLVIGAPNSSNSLRLVEVAERHGVKARLIQRAAEVDFAWLAGVRTLGITAGASAPEILVRELVELLATRFAVTERETEAVREQMVFKLPRSLDAAA
- the thrB gene encoding homoserine kinase, with the translated sequence MAVYTHVSAEELDALLSRYDVGRLDSLKGIAEGVENSNYMVDTDRGRFILTLYEKRVDAGDLPFFLTLLDHLADRGLPVPRAIRDRAGVQVQQLAGRPACLIEFLHGVSVSHPTPAQARATGVAMGRMHAALGDFTGARPNALGVDAWQPLLDRCGDRLDSIDPGLRADLATGIAGVVPSWPADGPATVIHADLFPDNVLMLGDRVGGLIDFYFACTDLRLYDLAIAHTAWSFDATGARHDEAVGRALLDGYDESFGLSARDRAQLPVLAMGACIRFALTRAWDWLNTPADALVTRKDPLAYTRRLSFYRQAGTDIFL
- the rnhA gene encoding ribonuclease HI, with protein sequence MSDTTDLQHVVIATDGACKGNPGPGGWGAVIRSGAHEKELSGGENPTTNNRMELLAAIRALQALKRPCRVTLMTDSRYVMDGLTKWIKGWQKNGWKTAAKQPVKNADLWQELLDACAPHRIAWEWVKGHAGHPENERADRLASDAAVAAGRAPRLAATVS